A genome region from Lactobacillus sp. ESL0791 includes the following:
- the rpoZ gene encoding DNA-directed RNA polymerase subunit omega, which yields MRVTYPSIDKLLDQVDSRYSLSVLAAKRAHELEAGDPEALKDYKCEKVVGQALEEIAAGKVTVDENRSEVNQKED from the coding sequence ATGAGAGTTACATATCCATCAATTGATAAGTTATTGGATCAGGTTGATTCACGTTATTCACTGTCGGTGCTGGCAGCCAAGCGAGCACACGAACTGGAAGCTGGTGATCCCGAAGCGCTTAAAGATTACAAATGTGAAAAAGTGGTTGGCCAAGCACTTGAGGAGATTGCGGCTGGTAAAGTTACAGTTGACGAAAACCGCAGTGAAGTTAATCAAAAAGAAGATTAA
- the priA gene encoding primosomal protein N', whose protein sequence is MIAQVIVDIAAKQTDRIFEYHVPEELTDIEIGSRVFVPFGPRKLQGFVVGLSETSNFTGVLKDVLLVVDELPPLTPELVELSAALADHVFSYRSTILKTMLPRVMRANYRKILVPLSVAAKKLPFFQGPPIDLTQVTDAKEIAFVRKLLRKNQAKIEYLVENKARIKTVNQYKLTKTEKDYRAIYEKLRKTAVKQKTLLMDIIENYEKYPKLQSAIESDLQVNTATLTAAVKKGWLKKTTIEVYRDPLAESTPYESKQIVLNEEQEAALRQIIPSIQQKKEQIFLLEGITGSGKTEVYLHAISETLKQGRNALMLVPEISLTPQMVRQVKAHFGEEVAVLHSGLSDGEVYDEWRRIRRGEIRVVVGARSAVFAPLTNIGLIVIDEEHESSYKQEDTPRYHARDVAIWRSRYNSCPLVLGSATPSLASRARAQKGVYQLLRLTKRANNKKLPQVKLIDLKQVEFAGGQFDLAVELVAAIEDRLARHEQVILLLNRRGFANFMLCRECGYVMKCPNCDLSLTMHKDTGRMQCHYCGYSEIIPQRCPNCQSKQIRFLGTGTQKVQEELLDLLPTAKILRMDVDTTRRKGSYEKILDAFGRHEADILLGTQMIAKGLDFPNVTLVGVINADTGLWVPDYNASERTFELLTQVSGRAGRAEKKGQVLIQTYNPEHYAISLAQTQDYERFYGYEMQVRHAGNYPPYFYTVLISVAAKKEQNAAREAFQIKRRLQANLHKETIILGPTPSAVSKLKNQYYYQILVKYKKEDSLKSLLHRIQDSAQDVKKYGLNVYIDNEPERIM, encoded by the coding sequence ATGATTGCACAGGTTATTGTCGATATTGCAGCTAAGCAAACCGACCGGATTTTTGAATATCATGTGCCGGAAGAGCTAACTGATATTGAAATTGGCTCACGGGTTTTTGTGCCTTTTGGTCCCAGAAAACTGCAGGGCTTTGTTGTGGGCTTGAGTGAAACAAGCAATTTTACTGGAGTGTTGAAGGATGTTTTGCTGGTTGTTGATGAATTACCACCTTTAACACCTGAATTAGTAGAATTATCTGCAGCTTTGGCCGACCATGTTTTTTCTTACCGCAGTACGATTTTGAAAACGATGCTTCCCCGGGTGATGCGTGCCAATTACCGCAAAATTTTGGTGCCTCTTTCTGTTGCAGCCAAGAAGCTGCCCTTTTTTCAAGGCCCGCCGATTGATTTAACCCAAGTAACGGATGCCAAGGAAATTGCGTTTGTGCGGAAGTTGCTGCGGAAGAATCAAGCCAAAATTGAGTATTTAGTTGAAAACAAGGCCCGGATTAAAACCGTCAATCAATATAAATTGACCAAAACTGAAAAAGACTACCGTGCAATTTATGAGAAATTGCGCAAGACTGCCGTTAAGCAAAAGACGCTGCTGATGGATATCATCGAAAATTACGAAAAATATCCTAAATTACAGTCTGCAATTGAAAGTGATTTGCAGGTTAACACCGCTACTCTGACAGCTGCCGTCAAAAAGGGCTGGCTTAAAAAGACAACCATAGAAGTTTACCGTGATCCGCTGGCTGAAAGCACCCCATATGAAAGTAAACAGATTGTTTTAAATGAGGAACAAGAAGCCGCTTTGCGCCAAATAATACCGTCAATTCAGCAAAAAAAGGAGCAAATTTTTTTGCTGGAAGGCATCACAGGTAGTGGCAAAACGGAGGTCTATCTGCATGCAATTAGTGAAACGTTAAAGCAAGGCCGAAATGCCCTGATGCTGGTGCCAGAAATTTCTTTGACACCGCAGATGGTCCGGCAGGTTAAGGCGCACTTTGGTGAAGAGGTCGCGGTTCTGCACAGCGGTTTGTCCGACGGTGAGGTCTATGACGAATGGCGCCGAATTCGCCGCGGTGAAATTCGGGTAGTCGTCGGTGCCCGTAGTGCGGTCTTTGCCCCCTTGACTAATATTGGTCTGATCGTGATTGATGAAGAACATGAATCGTCTTATAAGCAGGAGGATACTCCCCGTTACCATGCCCGAGATGTTGCAATTTGGCGCAGCCGCTATAATTCCTGTCCCCTTGTCTTGGGGAGTGCGACTCCTTCTTTAGCCAGCCGGGCGCGTGCACAAAAGGGTGTTTACCAACTGCTGCGGCTGACCAAGCGGGCTAATAATAAAAAGCTGCCGCAAGTGAAATTGATTGATCTCAAGCAGGTTGAATTTGCCGGCGGCCAGTTTGATTTGGCGGTTGAACTGGTGGCGGCAATTGAGGACAGGCTGGCAAGACACGAACAGGTAATTTTGCTTCTAAACCGCCGCGGTTTTGCCAATTTTATGCTCTGCCGTGAGTGCGGCTACGTTATGAAGTGTCCCAACTGCGACTTGTCACTAACGATGCACAAGGATACAGGCAGGATGCAGTGCCACTACTGCGGTTACAGTGAAATAATTCCTCAGCGCTGTCCCAACTGTCAAAGTAAACAGATCCGTTTTTTAGGCACTGGAACCCAAAAAGTCCAGGAAGAATTGCTTGACCTGCTGCCTACCGCTAAAATTCTGCGGATGGATGTCGATACAACGAGGCGCAAGGGCAGTTATGAAAAAATTCTTGATGCTTTTGGTCGCCATGAAGCGGATATTTTGCTTGGTACCCAAATGATTGCCAAAGGCCTAGATTTCCCTAACGTGACTCTAGTTGGCGTCATTAATGCGGATACGGGCCTGTGGGTTCCCGATTATAACGCATCGGAGCGGACGTTTGAGCTGTTAACGCAAGTTTCGGGCCGGGCCGGCCGAGCAGAAAAAAAGGGGCAGGTGCTGATCCAAACGTATAATCCGGAACATTATGCGATTTCCTTGGCACAGACGCAGGACTATGAGCGGTTTTACGGTTACGAAATGCAGGTGCGGCATGCTGGCAATTATCCGCCCTATTTTTATACGGTTTTGATTTCAGTTGCCGCTAAAAAGGAACAAAATGCTGCCCGCGAGGCATTTCAAATCAAACGGCGCTTGCAGGCAAACTTGCACAAAGAAACGATTATTTTGGGACCAACCCCAAGTGCAGTTTCTAAATTAAAAAATCAATATTACTATCAAATACTGGTAAAATATAAGAAAGAAGATAGTCTCAAGAGTTTATTGCATAGAATTCAGGATTCGGCTCAAGACGTTAAGAAATACGGCCTAAATGTTTATATTGATAATGAACCTGAAAGAATAATGTAA
- the fmt gene encoding methionyl-tRNA formyltransferase has protein sequence MTSVIFMGTPDFSVPILEGLVEKGYEVKAVVTQPDKKVGRKQLVTKTPAKIAAEKLGLRVFQPVKLRKSPEIEELIAMHADLIITAAYGQFLPSRFLESVKIAAVNVHGSLLPKYRGGAPIQYALLNGDAETGITIMKMVKKMDAGVMYAQQALKIEPSDTAGSLFSKLALIGRDLLLETLPRIIAGTAKQVTQDESKVIFSPNISKAQEQIKLEITATQANNLVRALNPDPGAYLLVGGQRLKIWQAEVSPEKTSLEAGKLIANDTRFAISFADGTVLNLLEVQPAGKKRMKIKNFLNGQGSKYRLGEKIVDE, from the coding sequence ATGACCTCAGTTATTTTTATGGGCACCCCCGATTTTTCGGTACCAATTCTTGAAGGATTGGTTGAGAAGGGATACGAAGTTAAGGCGGTTGTAACCCAACCGGATAAAAAAGTGGGGCGCAAGCAGCTGGTAACGAAAACACCGGCAAAAATCGCGGCTGAGAAATTGGGCTTGCGGGTTTTCCAACCGGTTAAATTAAGAAAATCGCCAGAAATTGAAGAATTAATTGCAATGCATGCGGATTTGATTATTACCGCGGCCTACGGACAGTTTTTGCCGAGCAGGTTTTTAGAATCCGTCAAAATTGCGGCAGTTAATGTTCACGGTTCGCTTTTGCCAAAATATCGCGGCGGGGCGCCGATTCAGTATGCCCTTCTTAATGGTGATGCTGAAACGGGGATCACCATTATGAAAATGGTGAAAAAGATGGATGCGGGTGTAATGTATGCGCAGCAGGCACTTAAGATTGAGCCCAGCGATACGGCTGGCAGCTTATTTAGTAAGTTGGCACTGATCGGGCGTGATTTGCTTTTGGAAACTTTGCCGCGAATTATTGCCGGGACTGCGAAGCAAGTTACGCAGGATGAAAGCAAGGTAATCTTTTCACCCAATATTTCTAAAGCTCAGGAACAAATCAAATTAGAAATAACGGCCACGCAAGCAAATAACCTGGTCAGGGCCTTGAATCCCGATCCGGGTGCCTACCTTTTGGTTGGTGGTCAGCGCCTGAAAATTTGGCAGGCGGAGGTTAGTCCAGAGAAAACAAGCTTAGAAGCAGGGAAATTGATTGCAAATGATACACGTTTTGCCATCAGTTTTGCCGATGGTACCGTTTTAAACCTGCTTGAGGTGCAGCCGGCGGGCAAGAAACGGATGAAAATTAAAAATTTTTTGAATGGTCAAGGTTCTAAGTACCGCTTAGGAGAAAAAATTGTCGATGAATAA
- the rsmB gene encoding 16S rRNA (cytosine(967)-C(5))-methyltransferase RsmB — MNKSAREVALETLIRVFTNNSYSNISLNNNLQSTALTAKDRNFATRLVYGTIQYKLYLQYQLQGLVKTKLREPYLEPLLLMSLYQIIFLDKVPNRAVLNEANILAKKMGGKHSAGYKIVNGILHAFLRRGQVLPAKSKRREYLSIKESVPLWLVDYLDHNWGQERTESILASINEPAKNTVRLSALTAREEVVKELTALGFAPQDSALNPNELVLARGGVAATDLFKTGKLTIQDEAASLAALAFDFTGTENVLDACSAPGGKTVQIAEQLPAGEVTALDIHEKKLRLVRQNAQRMNVAERVKTQAMDARQAGQQFAGHSFAKILVDAPCSGLGLLRRKPEIRYTKTPEDLINLQKIQLEILDSVSPLLKSFGELVYSTCSIAVEEDEEVVKAFLEKHLNFVLLPFKAGKIEAKTGMLKILPDSYGSDGFFIAKFVMRG, encoded by the coding sequence ATGAATAAAAGCGCACGGGAAGTTGCACTTGAAACGCTAATCCGGGTTTTTACCAACAATTCCTATTCTAATATCAGCTTAAATAATAATTTACAGAGCACCGCTTTAACGGCAAAAGATCGTAATTTTGCGACGAGGCTGGTTTACGGCACGATCCAATATAAGTTGTATTTGCAATACCAGCTGCAGGGGCTGGTCAAGACCAAGCTGAGAGAGCCCTACCTTGAACCACTCTTATTAATGTCGCTTTACCAAATAATTTTTCTTGATAAGGTTCCCAACCGGGCGGTTCTTAATGAGGCAAATATCCTAGCCAAAAAAATGGGCGGCAAACATTCTGCCGGTTATAAAATAGTGAATGGGATTCTGCATGCATTTCTGCGGCGCGGCCAAGTGCTGCCAGCCAAAAGCAAACGGCGTGAATATTTGAGCATTAAAGAAAGTGTGCCACTGTGGTTGGTAGATTACCTTGACCACAACTGGGGTCAGGAACGGACTGAAAGTATCTTAGCCAGTATTAATGAACCCGCTAAAAACACGGTTCGCCTTTCTGCCTTAACTGCCCGTGAAGAGGTGGTTAAGGAGTTAACTGCATTGGGCTTTGCTCCGCAAGACTCGGCGCTTAATCCTAACGAGCTGGTGTTGGCGCGCGGCGGTGTTGCCGCCACAGATCTGTTTAAAACGGGCAAGCTGACGATTCAGGATGAAGCTGCCAGCCTAGCGGCCTTGGCCTTTGATTTTACCGGCACCGAAAATGTTTTGGATGCGTGCAGCGCCCCCGGCGGTAAAACGGTGCAAATTGCGGAACAGCTCCCTGCAGGTGAAGTCACCGCGTTAGATATTCATGAGAAGAAATTACGCTTGGTTCGCCAAAATGCCCAAAGAATGAATGTGGCTGAACGTGTCAAAACGCAGGCCATGGATGCCAGACAGGCGGGACAGCAATTTGCTGGGCATTCTTTTGCTAAAATATTGGTTGATGCCCCGTGTTCCGGCCTGGGTTTGTTGCGGCGCAAACCAGAAATCCGCTATACGAAAACGCCCGAGGATTTAATTAATTTGCAAAAAATTCAATTAGAGATTCTTGATAGTGTCAGCCCACTTCTGAAAAGTTTTGGGGAGCTAGTTTATTCAACATGCAGTATTGCGGTTGAAGAAGACGAAGAAGTTGTTAAAGCATTTTTGGAAAAACATCTCAATTTTGTCCTTCTTCCTTTTAAAGCGGGTAAAATAGAAGCAAAGACGGGAATGTTAAAAATTTTACCGGATAGTTATGGCAGTGACGGTTTCTTTATTGCCAAATTTGTAATGCGAGGTTAG
- a CDS encoding Stp1/IreP family PP2C-type Ser/Thr phosphatase, with the protein MIKTAFASSIGRIRKSNQDFVQVFKNKTGATLAIVCDGMGGHQGGDVASTMAVSHIGHNFITTDFNNCDDAHSWLEVQLNAENETILKTADRFPDLNGMGTTIVLAVAFSADALIAHLGDSRAYSYVDDTFTQLVEDHSLVNELVKMGQITKEQAKHHPQKNIITQALGVSSTIDPEFRQIALHDGDIILLCTDGLTNSLDDPQIQQILATKELPLKDRCQKLINEANRLGGGDNITVCLLASEEGDGK; encoded by the coding sequence TTGATTAAAACAGCATTTGCTTCCAGTATTGGTCGAATACGGAAAAGCAATCAAGATTTTGTTCAAGTTTTTAAAAATAAAACTGGGGCAACTTTAGCAATTGTCTGTGACGGCATGGGCGGTCACCAGGGCGGCGATGTCGCCTCCACGATGGCAGTCAGCCACATTGGGCATAACTTTATTACAACCGATTTTAATAATTGTGATGACGCGCATAGCTGGCTAGAAGTGCAGCTAAATGCGGAAAACGAAACGATTTTAAAAACAGCGGATCGTTTTCCGGATTTAAACGGCATGGGGACGACCATTGTGTTGGCAGTTGCCTTTAGCGCTGACGCATTGATTGCCCACCTCGGTGATTCGCGTGCATACAGCTATGTGGATGACACCTTTACCCAGCTGGTTGAGGACCATTCGCTGGTCAATGAGCTGGTTAAAATGGGCCAAATCACCAAGGAGCAGGCTAAGCACCACCCGCAAAAAAACATTATTACCCAGGCTTTAGGTGTTTCCAGCACAATTGATCCGGAATTTCGCCAGATTGCGCTGCACGATGGTGACATTATTTTACTTTGTACTGATGGCTTGACTAATTCCCTTGATGACCCGCAAATCCAACAAATACTGGCAACAAAAGAATTGCCACTGAAAGACCGCTGTCAAAAATTAATCAATGAGGCCAACCGGCTGGGCGGCGGCGATAATATTACGGTTTGCCTGTTAGCAAGTGAAGAAGGTGACGGCAAATGA